In Paramormyrops kingsleyae isolate MSU_618 chromosome 13, PKINGS_0.4, whole genome shotgun sequence, a single window of DNA contains:
- the fadd gene encoding FAS-associated death domain protein: MLNVPRSCLQSLKSLVKYAYCLFKIFFDEGKVDEEGTEKMDTFASVLLRISDGLKKDHLEAMKFLCSDDIGKKKLEKVDNGIQLFQYLREMQKIGMGNTQYLRTLLTNIKRPDLLEILDEFEKHGSGPQEDLPDAKEQDKLDIATQLIAENLGKDWRMYGRKLGIKDAKLDHIREKHPYNLQEQVIELIQEWRKMHGAKASAEDLIQALRKCNLNLTADLIRQKLS, encoded by the exons ATGTTAAATGTTCCCAGGTCGTGCCTCCAGTCACTGAAGTCACTAGTGAAATATGCGTACTGtctctttaaaatattttttgacgAAGGAAAGGTCGACGAGGAA GGCACAGAGAAGATGGATACGTTTGCCTCCGTGCTGTTACGAATTTCTGATGGTTTGAAAAAAGATCATTTGGAAGCCATGAAGTTCCTGTGTAGTGATGACATAGGGAAGAAGAAgctggagaaagtggacaacggGATACAGCTTTTCCAGTACCTTCGAGAAATGCAGAAGATCGGAATGGGAAACACACAGTATCTCCGTACCCTTCTGACAAACATTAAAAGGCCCGATCTTCTCGAGATACTGGACGAATTTGAGAAGCATGGTTCCGGGCCGCAGGAAGATCTACCTGACGCTAAGGAGCAAG acAAACTGGATATTGCTACACAACTTATTGCTGAAAATCTAGGAAAAGACTGGCGGATGTATGGGAGAAAACTTGGAATAAAAGATGCTAAACTGGATCACATAAGGGAGAAACACCCATACAATCTACAAGAACAGGTCATTGAGCTCATCCAAGAATGGAGGAAAATGCATGGAGCCAAAGCCAGTGCAGAAGACTTAATTCAAGCTCTTCGGAAGtgtaatttaaatttaacaGCTGATCTCATACGACAGAAGCTTTCCTAA